One Bradyrhizobium sp. CCGB12 genomic window carries:
- a CDS encoding HutD family protein, protein MKTTLLKPEHYTRSPWKNGGGVFTDIADAHRAGSPAKDWDSLLWRFASTPIVTSGPFSYMPGIDRLQMVVAGRGLVLKSPKREFDEREPFMTVRFAGELEIVTELEAGPVEVVNLMARRGVAEIELEALRGSGDRSLTAGTHLVYAARGDCSIRFDGGDLVIPSNGTLKVELAEPSKLALVSGLAVLGSIRMVG, encoded by the coding sequence ATGAAAACGACATTGCTCAAACCCGAACACTACACCCGCTCGCCCTGGAAAAACGGCGGCGGTGTCTTCACCGATATCGCGGATGCCCATCGTGCAGGTAGTCCGGCAAAGGATTGGGACAGTCTGCTCTGGCGTTTTGCCTCGACGCCCATCGTGACATCAGGTCCGTTCTCCTACATGCCCGGCATCGATCGCCTCCAGATGGTCGTGGCCGGACGCGGGCTGGTGCTGAAATCGCCCAAGCGGGAATTCGATGAACGTGAACCTTTCATGACCGTGCGCTTCGCCGGCGAGCTCGAGATCGTGACCGAGCTCGAAGCCGGCCCGGTCGAGGTCGTGAACTTGATGGCGCGGCGCGGGGTGGCCGAGATCGAGCTCGAAGCGCTCAGGGGGAGTGGCGATCGATCGTTGACTGCCGGCACGCACCTCGTTTACGCAGCTCGCGGCGATTGCAGCATCCGCTTCGACGGCGGGGATCTGGTCATCCCGAGCAACGGCACGCTAAAGGTCGAGCTGGCCGAGCCATCGAAGCTCGCGCTGGTTTCGGGCTTGGCGGTGCTGGGATCGATCCGGATGGTCGGCTAG